Proteins encoded within one genomic window of Halocatena marina:
- a CDS encoding aldehyde dehydrogenase: MDPQSVLYDQHLYVDGTWQATEEHIDVPDRADGGTFARIAAADGDNARTALSAADRAKRPMRETTVPERATWCEEIADGLRERHDELARVIVREAGKPIASARGEVESAAERFDRAAEEIRHLKGEFREGTTDGHEGWRAIVRHEPVGTVLCITPYNYPLGTTALQVAPALAAGNSVVLTPSSKTPISAAILAEVICDVDLPTGAFNFLPGHGSEIGDILAGDKRINTVAMTGSSPAGEHVASVSGMVTLHMELGGNAPAIVFPDADLNSAATACAKGSLKYAGQRCSAVSRVLAHETVHDELVERIDTKMDTWVDGDLFDEETDFGPLITEAQAKWVDELVTDAIDRGAQLVRGGERDGRYYEPTLLADVPHDARIIHEEQFGPVAAVTTITDEEDALALANESDLGLDACVFTSDYDRALSVADRIEAGAVRINGAPSHGLGDIPFGGIKESGIGREGIDASIHSMLREKSVIL; the protein is encoded by the coding sequence ACCCACAGTCAGTACTGTACGACCAGCACCTCTACGTCGATGGGACGTGGCAGGCCACGGAGGAGCACATCGATGTTCCAGACCGCGCAGACGGCGGGACGTTTGCACGGATCGCCGCTGCGGACGGTGATAACGCTCGGACGGCCTTGAGTGCAGCCGACCGGGCAAAGCGGCCGATGCGCGAGACGACAGTTCCCGAGCGTGCCACGTGGTGTGAGGAGATTGCCGATGGGTTACGAGAACGCCACGACGAACTCGCTCGCGTTATCGTCCGCGAAGCCGGAAAACCGATCGCAAGCGCTCGGGGTGAGGTCGAGAGTGCCGCCGAGCGTTTCGACCGGGCAGCCGAAGAAATACGGCATCTGAAAGGGGAGTTCCGCGAGGGAACGACCGACGGCCACGAAGGATGGCGGGCAATCGTCCGTCACGAGCCAGTCGGGACGGTGCTGTGTATCACGCCGTACAACTATCCACTCGGTACGACTGCTTTGCAGGTGGCACCGGCGCTTGCGGCCGGAAACAGCGTCGTGCTCACTCCATCGAGCAAAACACCAATCAGTGCTGCAATTCTCGCAGAGGTCATCTGCGACGTGGACCTTCCAACCGGTGCGTTCAATTTCCTCCCCGGACACGGGAGTGAGATCGGCGATATCTTGGCTGGCGATAAACGCATCAACACGGTTGCAATGACCGGTTCCTCCCCGGCAGGCGAACACGTTGCCAGCGTGAGTGGTATGGTCACGCTCCATATGGAACTCGGTGGAAACGCTCCTGCCATCGTTTTCCCGGATGCCGATCTCAATAGCGCTGCAACAGCGTGCGCGAAAGGGTCGTTGAAGTACGCTGGTCAGCGCTGCTCGGCGGTCAGTCGTGTCCTCGCTCACGAGACCGTTCACGATGAGTTGGTCGAACGAATCGACACCAAAATGGACACGTGGGTCGACGGGGATCTCTTCGACGAAGAGACGGATTTCGGACCGCTCATCACTGAAGCACAAGCGAAGTGGGTCGACGAACTCGTCACTGACGCGATCGACCGTGGTGCACAACTCGTCCGTGGCGGCGAGCGAGACGGCCGATACTACGAACCGACGCTCCTCGCGGATGTTCCCCACGACGCTCGTATTATCCACGAAGAGCAGTTTGGGCCGGTTGCCGCAGTCACAACTATTACAGATGAAGAGGATGCGCTCGCGCTCGCCAACGAGAGCGATCTCGGATTGGATGCATGCGTCTTCACCAGTGATTACGATCGCGCGCTGTCGGTCGCCGATCGGATAGAGGCGGGTGCAGTCCGTATCAACGGTGCGCCGAGCCACGGACTCGGTGACATCCCCTTTGGCGGCATTAAGGAGTCGGGGATCGGTCGAGAGGGCATTGATGCATCGATTCATTCAATGCTCCGCGAAAAGAGTGTTATTCTGTGA
- the pyk gene encoding pyruvate kinase — translation MRATTLVCTLGPASNTQADIRNLADAGMAIARVNTSHGTPEEQAALIRRVRAVEETLDRPLAVLVDLQGPEVRTAPLDEPITLTEDSTVRFSAGETATPDAVGISTAITDAAPGDEIFLDDGRIEAVVEHVESAADGDQTKDKTVAAKVTSGGVLGGRKSVVAPELRFDVNVVTETDHTAIDIAVEHDADFIAASFVRNADDVMAVAEEIETRGADIPIIAKIERTEAVESIDAIIDVSAGVMVARGDLGVECPIEEVPMIQKRIARRCQAEGVPVIIATEMLDSMVTASRPTRAEASDVANAVLDGADAVMLSGETAVGDHPVRVVETMGQIVCTTEESEEAADRREQRIPAANGASTDALARSARYLARDASASAIVVASESGYTARKVAKYRPEVPIVAAAPDERVRRQLVLSHGILPRATTYTANGAQAVIEGAVDAALDTSVVESGDTVVVLSGMMTGLPGTDTTNLLKLHVASEVLATGQCVVDGTVVGPVVHTMDGDLSDIQDGAIIATSGDFDTEFTGNLSNIGGIIAEQRGMTGYPAIVARELGVPMVSGASIDDLPVGTTVTLDGERGVVYSGDVKQSNDRE, via the coding sequence ATGCGCGCCACTACGCTCGTCTGCACGCTTGGACCCGCCTCGAACACGCAGGCGGATATTCGGAACCTCGCTGACGCTGGAATGGCGATTGCGCGCGTTAACACGAGCCACGGCACGCCCGAGGAGCAGGCAGCACTCATACGACGAGTTCGGGCCGTCGAGGAGACACTCGACCGACCGCTCGCTGTGTTGGTGGATCTGCAGGGCCCGGAGGTACGAACCGCTCCGCTTGATGAACCAATCACGCTCACAGAAGATTCGACGGTTCGATTCAGTGCGGGCGAGACAGCCACACCCGACGCGGTCGGGATTTCGACAGCGATCACCGACGCTGCCCCTGGTGATGAGATTTTCCTCGACGATGGACGCATCGAAGCCGTCGTCGAACACGTTGAATCCGCTGCGGACGGAGACCAAACCAAAGACAAGACAGTCGCAGCGAAAGTTACGAGCGGCGGCGTTCTTGGCGGTCGCAAGAGCGTGGTCGCGCCGGAACTCAGATTCGACGTGAACGTAGTCACCGAGACCGACCACACTGCGATCGACATCGCGGTCGAGCACGATGCGGATTTCATCGCTGCGAGCTTCGTCCGCAATGCAGACGATGTGATGGCCGTTGCAGAAGAAATCGAGACACGGGGAGCAGACATCCCGATCATCGCAAAGATAGAGCGCACAGAGGCCGTCGAGAGCATCGATGCGATTATCGACGTCTCAGCGGGTGTGATGGTCGCTCGCGGCGATCTCGGTGTCGAATGTCCAATCGAGGAAGTGCCGATGATCCAAAAACGCATTGCTCGCCGGTGTCAGGCCGAGGGCGTCCCCGTGATCATCGCCACAGAGATGCTCGATTCAATGGTGACGGCATCTCGACCGACGCGAGCAGAGGCGTCCGACGTAGCGAACGCCGTCCTCGATGGGGCCGACGCGGTCATGCTCTCGGGTGAGACGGCCGTCGGCGATCATCCTGTGAGAGTCGTCGAGACGATGGGTCAGATCGTGTGCACGACTGAGGAAAGTGAGGAGGCTGCCGACCGCCGCGAACAACGAATTCCGGCGGCTAACGGGGCAAGCACGGATGCGCTTGCACGCTCAGCGCGGTATCTTGCGCGAGACGCCAGCGCGAGTGCCATCGTCGTTGCGAGTGAGTCCGGATACACGGCCCGGAAAGTGGCGAAATATCGTCCTGAGGTCCCCATCGTGGCGGCTGCCCCAGATGAACGCGTCCGTCGTCAACTCGTTCTCTCGCACGGTATTCTCCCACGTGCAACGACCTACACGGCAAACGGTGCACAAGCCGTCATCGAAGGTGCGGTTGACGCCGCACTCGATACCTCTGTCGTAGAGAGTGGTGATACGGTCGTCGTGCTCTCCGGTATGATGACTGGTCTGCCCGGAACGGATACGACGAACCTCCTCAAACTCCACGTCGCGAGCGAAGTGCTCGCCACCGGTCAGTGCGTCGTCGATGGCACCGTCGTCGGACCGGTGGTCCACACGATGGATGGCGATCTGAGCGATATTCAGGACGGTGCGATCATTGCGACATCCGGAGACTTCGACACTGAATTCACTGGCAACCTCTCGAACATCGGTGGTATCATCGCCGAACAACGGGGAATGACTGGCTATCCCGCGATTGTCGCCCGCGAACTGGGTGTTCCAATGGTGAGTGGTGCATCGATCGATGATCTCCCGGTCGGGACGACGGTCACACTCGACGGTGAACGAGGCGTCGTCTACAGCGGCGATGTCAAACAGTCCAACGACCGGGAGTAG
- a CDS encoding PH domain-containing protein — MESLHPDVRIVWGVGAILSALFVGSVVAVVDWYLLDVGIWLAVVVGVSVAAFSVLFVFLRYRVWRFEIQADSLYLKRGVVTRIETAVPYVRVQHVDTQRGPVERFVGLASVVVYTAGSRGADVTIPGLRTERADEIQDQLRKLAIESEEDAV; from the coding sequence ATGGAATCCCTCCATCCGGACGTTCGCATCGTCTGGGGCGTTGGTGCGATCCTCAGCGCGCTTTTTGTTGGCAGCGTCGTCGCTGTCGTTGACTGGTATCTCTTAGACGTGGGAATCTGGCTCGCCGTTGTGGTGGGCGTCTCTGTCGCCGCTTTTTCTGTCCTGTTCGTCTTTCTGCGCTATCGAGTGTGGCGATTCGAGATACAAGCAGACTCACTCTATCTCAAACGCGGTGTTGTCACCCGCATCGAGACTGCTGTTCCGTACGTCCGCGTTCAGCACGTCGATACGCAGCGTGGACCGGTGGAGCGATTCGTCGGGTTAGCAAGCGTCGTCGTGTACACCGCTGGCTCGCGTGGTGCGGACGTGACCATCCCGGGGCTTCGCACAGAACGTGCAGACGAGATTCAAGACCAACTCCGGAAGCTCGCAATCGAGAGCGAGGAAGACGCGGTATGA
- a CDS encoding PH domain-containing protein, with protein MKLHPLSAVWNAFRRGIGGALFPFFLLMIGQSFDFVSFSLLFVLLPVGFILGAGYGIAYYLQFEYELTEDTFDVTSGVLNRQHREIPFRRIQNIDVTQSFIQRLLGFAVVRLETAGGGETEAELNFIDRAEAARLQSTIRDRKRAVTKPTDSADRPLEESSLESDDAGSVSTILFELRLTELAFLAIAFLRPGALLIVPLGLPFGEDLAISLLLTLSRPFGGPAELSPTTLTPDAIVVLFLVGLPLAILGAWIASALFTFIEYFGFELRRIDNDLVYERGLLRRYSGTIPVEKIQTLTISEPVLARPLGYAGLTVETAGYAPGQSQSGETESAIPLTHREHMLKLARAIEPFEELTFTRSPKLARRRYTVRYLLLIAALVGLGYLGFRFVGFSYWYAPAVLLPLAPIAAHYKWKHRGYCVGENHIVLRDGFWRRTTRVVPYYRLQTVLTRSNIFQRRLGLATVTADTASSATLLGGGATAYDIDSSDAQRLHTLLRERLQQRLLARS; from the coding sequence ATGAAACTGCATCCATTGAGCGCGGTCTGGAACGCATTCCGACGTGGTATTGGAGGGGCGCTGTTCCCTTTTTTCCTCTTGATGATCGGACAGTCGTTTGATTTCGTCTCATTCTCGCTGCTCTTTGTCCTCCTTCCCGTTGGATTCATCCTCGGTGCCGGATACGGAATCGCGTACTACCTCCAGTTCGAATACGAACTCACGGAGGATACGTTCGATGTCACGTCTGGAGTACTCAACCGCCAGCACCGAGAGATTCCATTTCGAAGGATTCAGAACATTGATGTCACGCAGTCATTCATCCAGCGCCTCCTCGGATTCGCTGTTGTTCGACTGGAAACAGCGGGTGGTGGCGAGACCGAAGCGGAGCTAAATTTCATCGACCGGGCAGAAGCGGCCCGTCTGCAGTCGACTATTCGAGACCGAAAGCGTGCGGTAACTAAGCCCACCGACAGCGCCGACCGCCCGCTGGAGGAATCAAGCTTGGAGTCGGACGACGCTGGCAGTGTCTCTACGATTCTGTTCGAACTTCGCCTTACTGAGCTGGCTTTCCTCGCAATCGCATTCCTTCGGCCGGGAGCGCTGTTGATCGTGCCGCTCGGGCTTCCGTTCGGGGAAGATCTCGCCATTTCTCTTTTGCTGACGCTTTCGCGGCCGTTTGGTGGACCGGCGGAACTTTCTCCAACAACACTCACGCCCGATGCGATCGTCGTTCTCTTCCTTGTTGGCCTGCCGCTTGCAATCCTCGGTGCGTGGATCGCAAGCGCGCTGTTCACGTTCATCGAATACTTTGGCTTCGAACTGCGTCGCATCGACAACGATCTCGTCTACGAGCGCGGATTGCTGCGCCGCTATAGCGGAACAATACCCGTAGAAAAGATTCAGACGCTCACGATCTCCGAGCCAGTCCTCGCTCGTCCACTTGGTTACGCTGGGCTCACAGTAGAGACGGCAGGATACGCGCCCGGTCAATCCCAATCCGGGGAAACTGAGTCTGCGATCCCGCTCACTCACCGAGAACACATGCTCAAACTCGCACGCGCTATCGAACCGTTCGAAGAGCTGACGTTCACCCGATCGCCGAAACTGGCACGGCGCCGTTACACAGTCCGCTATCTTCTTCTGATTGCTGCACTCGTCGGCCTCGGATATCTTGGCTTTCGCTTTGTTGGATTCTCGTACTGGTATGCACCGGCGGTGCTCCTCCCGCTTGCCCCCATCGCAGCTCATTACAAGTGGAAACACCGCGGTTACTGTGTTGGCGAGAACCACATCGTGCTCCGAGACGGGTTCTGGCGGCGAACGACGAGGGTCGTTCCCTACTACCGACTCCAAACAGTGTTGACCCGAAGCAACATCTTCCAGCGACGACTCGGTCTCGCAACCGTGACGGCAGACACCGCTAGCTCGGCCACACTGCTCGGTGGAGGAGCAACGGCCTACGACATCGACAGCAGCGATGCACAACGGCTTCACACGCTCCTCCGTGAACGACTCCAACAGAGACTGCTGGCACGCAGCTGA
- a CDS encoding BolA family protein, whose amino-acid sequence MTPEDVKRLIEEEIEDAEATVTHPRGEHDDDHLAAVVVSPAFEGESLVQQHQLVYDALGEHMTRDIHALELKTYTPDEYEDKN is encoded by the coding sequence GTGACTCCGGAAGACGTCAAACGTCTCATCGAGGAGGAAATCGAAGACGCCGAGGCGACGGTCACCCATCCGCGCGGTGAGCACGACGACGATCACCTTGCTGCGGTCGTGGTCTCGCCAGCTTTCGAGGGCGAGTCGCTCGTACAACAACACCAACTCGTGTACGACGCCCTCGGAGAGCACATGACGCGAGACATCCACGCGCTCGAACTGAAGACCTACACGCCCGATGAGTACGAAGATAAGAACTAG
- a CDS encoding ABC transporter ATP-binding protein: protein MAELTLDGVTKRFGDGDGSIVAVDDTSIDIDDGEFLVLVGPSGCGKSTTLRMIAGLETITEGEIVLDGRVINTEQPKDRDIAMVFQSYALYPHMTAQENMSFGLEESTDLADAEIKERVEEAAATMGIGELLDRKPSELSGGQQQRIALGRAIVRDPSVFLLDEPLSNLDAKLRSQMRTELQRLQDDLGVTTVYVTHDQTEAMTMGDRIAILDDGHLQQVGTPLECYHEPANRFVADFIGEPSMNFFEVERQDSTLVNDQFEYPLSEETIAELESSETDTTKLTLGIRPEDIDLVDAPETAHDFEAVVDVVEPRGDENSIYLTFADFTEREPFVASVHGLRTIDNDQSIVARIPESSIHLFDQETGRAVRNRRLEASEVTEPQL from the coding sequence ATGGCTGAACTGACACTCGATGGCGTTACGAAACGATTCGGTGACGGTGATGGTAGTATCGTCGCTGTCGATGACACTTCGATCGACATCGACGACGGGGAGTTTTTGGTACTCGTTGGGCCATCGGGATGTGGAAAGTCGACGACGCTCCGGATGATCGCTGGGTTAGAAACGATCACCGAGGGCGAGATTGTTCTCGATGGACGCGTAATCAACACCGAGCAACCGAAAGACCGGGACATTGCAATGGTGTTCCAGTCGTACGCGCTATACCCTCACATGACAGCTCAGGAGAACATGAGCTTCGGGTTAGAGGAGTCGACAGATCTGGCCGACGCAGAGATCAAAGAGCGCGTCGAGGAAGCCGCGGCAACAATGGGAATCGGAGAGCTGCTGGATCGAAAACCTTCGGAGCTGTCCGGCGGACAACAGCAACGGATTGCGCTCGGACGAGCCATCGTCCGCGATCCGTCTGTCTTTTTACTCGACGAGCCGCTTTCGAATCTCGATGCAAAGCTGCGCTCTCAGATGCGCACAGAGCTCCAACGTCTCCAAGACGACCTCGGTGTCACGACGGTCTATGTGACACACGATCAGACAGAAGCGATGACGATGGGCGATCGAATCGCTATCCTCGACGATGGGCATCTTCAGCAGGTTGGAACACCCCTCGAATGTTATCACGAGCCCGCGAACCGCTTTGTTGCTGATTTCATCGGTGAACCGTCGATGAATTTCTTCGAAGTAGAACGACAGGATTCGACCCTTGTGAACGATCAGTTCGAGTATCCCCTCTCTGAGGAGACGATTGCTGAACTGGAATCGAGTGAGACTGATACGACGAAGCTTACGCTCGGGATCCGTCCTGAAGACATCGATCTCGTCGATGCGCCCGAAACCGCACACGATTTCGAGGCAGTCGTCGATGTCGTCGAACCAAGAGGCGACGAAAACAGCATCTATCTTACCTTCGCTGATTTCACAGAGAGAGAACCATTCGTGGCGAGTGTTCACGGATTGCGAACGATCGACAACGATCAATCGATCGTTGCGCGCATTCCCGAATCCAGTATCCACCTGTTCGACCAGGAGACTGGTCGGGCAGTGCGAAACCGTCGGTTGGAAGCATCCGAAGTGACCGAGCCACAGTTGTAG
- a CDS encoding carbohydrate ABC transporter permease, which translates to MQDLRGSIGYWRITLYAVLALLVGFFLIPIEAGLVTSFKTTEAVTRTAPYLPPGPGGFTLQNWVAAFDALSNGLVNSLLLAIPGTILSATLGSLAAYGLTQVSWRGQLPVLLLFVAAVFIPYQAVLVPLSKFWTVYVPLQELFPILAQHHATLLELIITDTAYGIPICTVLFRGYYMGLSGEMIEAAKLDGASVATIYRRIVLPLSGPMFAVTFIFQFTQIWNDLLFPLILVPGASSQAAPVTLSLVGLGETLSGTDYGLRMAGAFITALPTLLVFILFGDQFARGIAGRS; encoded by the coding sequence ATGCAAGATCTTCGTGGTTCGATCGGATACTGGCGCATCACGCTCTACGCGGTGCTCGCATTGTTGGTCGGATTCTTCCTCATTCCAATCGAGGCGGGGCTCGTTACCTCGTTCAAAACGACCGAAGCAGTCACACGAACCGCGCCGTATCTGCCACCGGGGCCGGGTGGATTCACGCTCCAGAACTGGGTTGCGGCGTTCGATGCGCTTTCGAACGGACTGGTCAACAGCCTGCTGCTCGCTATCCCTGGGACGATTCTGTCGGCGACATTGGGGAGTCTTGCGGCCTACGGATTGACACAGGTGAGCTGGCGCGGCCAACTGCCGGTACTTCTGTTGTTCGTCGCTGCCGTCTTCATCCCGTATCAGGCGGTGTTGGTACCTCTCTCGAAGTTCTGGACCGTGTACGTTCCGCTACAAGAACTATTTCCGATCTTGGCGCAACATCACGCGACGCTCCTCGAACTGATAATCACGGACACGGCGTACGGAATTCCGATCTGTACAGTGCTGTTTCGAGGATACTACATGGGCCTTTCCGGAGAGATGATCGAGGCGGCCAAGCTCGACGGCGCAAGCGTCGCAACGATCTACCGTCGAATCGTCCTGCCGTTGTCGGGGCCGATGTTCGCTGTGACGTTCATCTTCCAGTTCACCCAGATTTGGAACGACCTGCTGTTCCCACTGATCCTCGTTCCGGGGGCAAGTTCGCAAGCGGCACCGGTGACGCTCTCACTGGTCGGTCTTGGGGAAACACTCTCTGGGACTGACTATGGACTACGAATGGCTGGTGCGTTCATCACCGCGCTGCCAACGTTACTCGTGTTCATCCTGTTCGGAGACCAGTTCGCCCGAGGAATCGCCGGGAGATCGTGA
- a CDS encoding carbohydrate ABC transporter permease: MKRRLFTSSENETRTDGGTTVPADAEPSPGSDSDTDPQETQSSGGFGSSFDSEFVQSLPFWLPPFLLMGFFVYGAIGWNLLISLTDLSGYALPDYSTLDFEQYTRAFSSPEFLSAAQNTVALLVAFTLTSVAVGLALAILIDRQIRFEDGFRTIYLLPFSLSFVVTAQLWLWMYDYNNGIVNMVFRSGGISPPDWIGNPQFVLGAVIFALVWQFSGYAMVVFLAGLQTIPDEHFEAARIDGASTVRMYWRVIIPQLRGSMISALVVLMIVALKTFDFLYALFGQYQPKKGSDILATLMVREAFSNNNLAYGSAISILLFVMALGVIGPYLYSQYRRGEL, translated from the coding sequence GTGAAACGACGACTGTTCACCAGTAGCGAAAACGAAACACGAACAGACGGCGGAACGACCGTTCCAGCAGATGCAGAACCGAGTCCCGGTTCAGATTCAGATACTGATCCACAGGAAACGCAGTCCTCTGGCGGATTTGGCTCGTCGTTCGACAGCGAGTTCGTTCAGTCGCTGCCGTTTTGGCTTCCGCCGTTCCTGCTGATGGGGTTTTTCGTATACGGTGCCATCGGTTGGAATCTCCTCATTTCACTCACCGATCTCAGTGGCTACGCGCTTCCAGACTACTCGACGCTCGATTTCGAGCAGTACACGCGTGCGTTTAGCAGTCCAGAGTTCCTCAGTGCCGCTCAGAACACTGTGGCGTTGCTGGTTGCGTTCACACTCACGAGTGTTGCCGTCGGATTGGCGCTTGCAATCCTCATTGACCGCCAGATCCGCTTCGAAGACGGCTTTCGGACGATATACCTGCTACCGTTCAGCCTCTCGTTCGTGGTGACTGCTCAACTCTGGCTGTGGATGTACGATTACAACAACGGAATCGTGAACATGGTCTTCCGTTCGGGCGGCATCAGCCCGCCGGATTGGATCGGGAATCCGCAATTCGTCCTCGGAGCGGTGATCTTCGCGCTCGTCTGGCAGTTCAGTGGCTATGCGATGGTGGTCTTTCTCGCAGGACTGCAGACGATTCCGGACGAACACTTCGAAGCTGCGCGGATCGACGGTGCGAGCACCGTTCGAATGTACTGGCGAGTCATCATCCCACAACTCCGTGGGTCGATGATCAGCGCGCTCGTGGTGTTGATGATCGTCGCGCTGAAAACGTTCGATTTCCTGTATGCATTGTTCGGCCAGTATCAACCGAAGAAAGGATCCGATATTCTCGCTACGCTCATGGTCAGAGAAGCATTCAGCAATAATAATTTGGCCTACGGGTCGGCAATTTCGATCCTTCTTTTCGTGATGGCATTGGGCGTGATCGGCCCGTACTTGTATTCACAGTATCGACGAGGTGAGTTATGA
- a CDS encoding ABC transporter substrate-binding protein: MARNTRITRRSVLKGVGTASVVSLSGCLGMGGNGSSEKAEVLHGWTGGDGQDAVNNLIDGFKKQYPDVDANFNAIGGGGNTNLDTTISKRAQNRNLPSSWADWPGANLVQFSESDLLGDIGDVWKKNGMESAYSKEAKRLSRLKGSTVGEGSYAAVPIGSHRLNDLFYNVKVLEKAGVDPTSLSKPADLLNAMKQVENKTDAVGMAQGQKAPWTTLQLWAVVLLGQSGYDAYMNFIDGKGKAKDVRSAFETVKQYSNHFNKNASTADFTTANQKIMNGEAAFIHQGNWVAGAYRNQENFEYDKDWGAVSFPGTEGIYTLHFDSFPFPADGPAPDAAKKFLEYVGTKDAQVRFNKFKGSIPPRTDVPTKEFGPYLTKTIEDYTNAKQKPPTIAHGLAVTSNVLSDLETVINDEFLGSGNIKTATQGMLDAVSKQG, encoded by the coding sequence ATGGCACGTAACACTCGAATTACTCGAAGAAGTGTATTGAAGGGAGTCGGAACTGCCAGTGTCGTTAGCCTCTCAGGTTGTCTCGGCATGGGTGGGAACGGGTCCAGCGAGAAAGCAGAAGTGCTTCACGGATGGACAGGTGGAGACGGGCAGGACGCAGTCAACAACCTCATTGACGGGTTCAAGAAGCAGTATCCAGACGTTGACGCTAACTTCAACGCTATTGGTGGTGGTGGGAACACCAACCTTGACACCACCATCTCCAAGCGCGCCCAGAATCGGAACTTGCCGAGTTCGTGGGCCGACTGGCCGGGTGCGAATCTCGTTCAGTTTTCCGAATCCGATCTTCTCGGTGATATTGGGGACGTTTGGAAGAAGAATGGGATGGAGTCAGCCTATTCGAAGGAGGCAAAACGGCTCTCACGGCTCAAAGGATCGACCGTTGGGGAGGGCTCTTATGCGGCGGTGCCGATCGGCTCACACCGTCTCAACGACCTCTTCTACAACGTCAAGGTGTTAGAGAAGGCTGGCGTCGATCCCACATCACTCTCGAAGCCCGCAGACCTGCTGAACGCGATGAAGCAAGTCGAGAACAAGACGGACGCGGTCGGCATGGCACAGGGCCAGAAAGCACCGTGGACGACCCTCCAACTGTGGGCCGTCGTTCTGCTCGGCCAGTCGGGATACGACGCGTACATGAACTTCATCGACGGGAAGGGCAAAGCCAAAGACGTTCGGTCGGCGTTCGAGACGGTCAAGCAGTACTCCAATCATTTCAACAAGAATGCCTCGACCGCTGACTTCACGACCGCGAACCAGAAAATTATGAACGGTGAGGCGGCGTTCATCCATCAAGGGAACTGGGTCGCTGGTGCGTACCGCAATCAGGAGAACTTCGAGTACGACAAAGACTGGGGAGCAGTCAGCTTCCCCGGTACCGAAGGCATCTATACGCTGCATTTCGACTCGTTCCCCTTCCCGGCCGACGGACCGGCTCCAGATGCGGCCAAGAAGTTCCTCGAATACGTCGGGACGAAAGACGCACAGGTGCGCTTTAACAAGTTCAAGGGATCGATCCCACCGCGCACTGACGTGCCAACGAAGGAGTTTGGCCCGTACCTCACGAAAACGATCGAGGACTACACGAATGCCAAACAAAAGCCACCGACGATCGCTCACGGACTCGCCGTCACCTCGAACGTGCTGAGTGACTTAGAGACGGTCATCAACGATGAATTCCTCGGCTCGGGGAACATCAAAACAGCCACTCAGGGAATGCTCGATGCGGTTTCAAAGCAAGGCTAG